A region of the Myxococcus guangdongensis genome:
CCACGCCCACCGTGGTGAACGCCCTGTTCTCCTGGGGCCTCCAGCTGCCCCTGGCGTACGTCCTCTGCCATCCGTTGGGCTGGGGGCCCACGGGCGCGTTCGTCGCCATCGCCGTCACCTACGGCGCGCTGGGCCTGACGAGCGCCGCCCTCTTCCGCAGGGGTGGCTGGAAGCTGCGGCACGTTTGATGCCGGCCCCCGGCATCCAACAATCGGCACTCCCCGGGGGCTGAGTTGAAAGCGCCCGCCCAGGTGCCGACTTTCCCGGGACTCTCGCAGCGTGTGGGTCCCCGGAGCGCGAGGGACACCGGAGGCGCCCGACACCCCGGAGCGCCCTCGGACACACCGCCGCGAGTCCCAGGGTGCATCGGTTGGTGGGGGCGTCAGACATGGCGGGCAACGAGCGGCTGGGCGTGGCGATTGTGGGGTTGGGCGGGGCGGTGGCCACCACGGCGGTGGCGGGCATGGAGCTGCTGCGCCGGGGGAGCGTGGACACGCGAGGACTGCCGCTGGCGGACGTGAAGGGCACGGGGCTGGTGGAGTACGACGCGCTGACGTTCGGCGGTTGGGACCTGTTCGACGAGGACCTGGCCAAGGCGGCGCGCAACCACGGCGTGCTGACGGAGGCCCAGCTGGCGGCCGTGGCCCCCACGCTGGAGCGCATGCGCCCCTGGGCCGCGGCCTCCAACCCGAGGTTCTGCAAGAACGTCGTCGACACGACGGCGAAGAAGGCCCGCTCCCTGCGTGAGCAGGTGCAGGCCATCCGCGAGGACCTCACCCGCTTCAAGCGGGACGAGAAGCTGGACCGCGTGGTGGTGGTGAACCTGGCCTCCACGGAGAAGAGCGTGGACCTCGCGCGGCTGGAGTTCGCCACGCCGGAGGCCTTCGAGAAGGCCCTGGACGCGAACGACTCGGACATCGGCCCCGCGATGCTCTACGCGTACGCGGCCATCGTGGACGGCGTGCCGTTCGCCAACTTCACGCCCAGCGTCGCCGCGGACGTGCCCGCGCTGCTCGCGCTGGCGAAGCGCACGGGGGCGCCGGTGGCCGGCAAGGACGGCAAGACGGGGCAGACGCTGCTCAAGACGGTGCTCGCCCCCGCGCTGAGGGATCGCGCGCTGCACGTGGACGGCTGGTACTCCACCAACATCCTGGGCAACCGCGACGGCGAGGCGCTCAACGACCCGGCGTCGAAGCAGAACAAGCTCGACACCAAGGGCGCGGCCCTGGACAGCATCCTCGGCTACAAGGTCCAGGACCACATCGTCCAGATTCAGTACTACCGCCCGCGCGGGGACAACAAGGAGGCCTGGGACAACATCGACGTCACCGGCTTCCTCGGGCAGCCCATGCAGCTCAAGCTCAACTTCCTCTGCAAGGACTCCATCCTCGCCGCGCCGCTCGTGGTGGAGCTGGCGCGCACGCTGGATTTGGCCAAGCGCCGCGGCGAAGGGGGCGTCATCT
Encoded here:
- a CDS encoding inositol-3-phosphate synthase, yielding MAGNERLGVAIVGLGGAVATTAVAGMELLRRGSVDTRGLPLADVKGTGLVEYDALTFGGWDLFDEDLAKAARNHGVLTEAQLAAVAPTLERMRPWAAASNPRFCKNVVDTTAKKARSLREQVQAIREDLTRFKRDEKLDRVVVVNLASTEKSVDLARLEFATPEAFEKALDANDSDIGPAMLYAYAAIVDGVPFANFTPSVAADVPALLALAKRTGAPVAGKDGKTGQTLLKTVLAPALRDRALHVDGWYSTNILGNRDGEALNDPASKQNKLDTKGAALDSILGYKVQDHIVQIQYYRPRGDNKEAWDNIDVTGFLGQPMQLKLNFLCKDSILAAPLVVELARTLDLAKRRGEGGVICALGCFFKAPMSPDGQPVEHAMAEQQRHLMAWLNKGRVPRAERPPERIRG